The nucleotide window GTCCTGGGGCAGGCCGATGCCGTAAGGCTCGTCGGAGATGAACTCGCCGACCAGTTCGAACTGGCCGGGGACCTTGGCGGCGTAGCCGAGCAGGATGGTGGAGTCGGTGGTGATGGCCTGGACGCGACCGGAGCGCAGGGCCTCGAACATGGCGACTTCACCGTCGTAGCCGGTGACCTTGGGAGCGGCGTTGCCGAGGCTCTTCAGGTATTCGGTGGCGTTGACGATGGAGGTGGTGCCCTGCATGGAGCCGACCTTCATGTTGGCCAGGTCGGCCACGTTCTTGACGGCGCCCTTCTTGGCCAGGAACTTCTGGCCGTCGAAGAAGTAGGTGATGGAGAAGTCGATCTTTTCGTCGCGCACGCGCTTGTGGGTCATGTTGGACAGGACCATGTCGACCTTGGGCGGGTTGGTCTGGACAAAGGAGATGCGGGTGTTGTTGTTGACGACGACCTTTTCCAGGTTGGCGCCCAGGCGCTTGGCGATCTCGGTGGCCATGTCGACGTCGAAGCCGACCCACTCGTTCTTGTCGTTGATGAAGCCGAAGGGGATACCCTGGTTGGAGATACCGGCCTTGAGGACCTTGGTGGACATGACGCGATCGTAGGTGGGACCTGCGAAGGCAACGGAAGCGGCCATGAGCAGCAGTGCGGCCATGGCGGTGATTTTAAGAACTCTCATTTACCTCTCCTGATATGGTTGAGTTCATCCAAGAAAAAGCCCCTGGCGGACACCATGTCCGTCAAGGGCGAAATTCCTTTAGTGGCTGAGAATCTTGCTCAGGAAGTCCTTGGTTCGATCCGATTGCGGATTGTTGAAGAACTCCTCGGGCGTGTTCTCTTCAACGAGATAACCGTCGTCCATGAAGATGACCCGGTCCGCCACTTCGCGGGCAAAGCCCATCTCGTGGGTGACGCAGATCATGGTCATTCCCTCGCGGGCCAGGGATTTCATGACGTCGAGCACTTCGTTGATCATTTCCGGGTCCAGCGCGCTGGTCGGTTCGTCGAAAAGCATGATCTTCGGCTGCATGGCCAGTCCACGGGCGATGGCCACTCGCTGCTGCTGGCCGCCGGAGAGCTGGGACGGGTAGGCTCCCGCCTTGTCCGGGATGTCCACCTTCTTGAGCAGGTCCATGCCGATGGCCGTGGCGTCGCCCCGGCTCATGCCGCGCACCAGCGTGGGGGCCAGGGTGATGTTTTCCATGACCGTCATGTGCGGATAGAGGTTGAACTGCTGAAACACGAAACCGACTTCGGCGCGCAACAGGGTCATGTTGGTGCGCGGGTCGGAAACGTTCATGTCGTCCACCGAGATGTCGCCTTCCTGAATGGGTTCCAGCCGGTTGATACACCGAATCATGGTGGATTTGCCGGAGCCCGAAGGGCCGCACACGACCACGACCTCACCCTTGGCGATGTCGAGATTGATGTTCTTGAGGACCTGGAAGTCCCCATACCATTTGTTGACGCCTTTGAAAGAAATCACTGTTGAATCTCCGAAATAGAAAATGGGCGAAAAACCAGGACGCTTCCTAACAGAAACGGAACGCTTAAGCAATCATAATCCGGAATCCGGTCAGGCATGCAGAATATTATTCTCGATCAAATGCTCCGTAAAGAATGTATTGTTTTTTAAGGTTTTTGCAGTTCTTCAAACCTAACATTCCGTCATGGATTGCGCCAGCCCCCCGAGCGACGTCTCCTTGTACTTGCGCGACATGTCCCGGCCGGTCTGGGCCATGGCTTCGATGGCCTTGTCCAGGTCGACCTTCTGGTAGGACTCGTCCAGGGTGGAGGCGATGAGGTAGGCGTTGTACGCCTTGACCGCACCCATGGCGTTGCGTTCGATGCACGGTATCTGGACGTAGCCGCCCACCGGGTCGCAGGTCAGGCCCAAATGGTGCTCCATGGCGATTTCAGCAGCATTTTCAGTCACCTGAAAGCGGTATCCTCGAGCATAGGCGAGCAGGGCGGCGGCCATGGCCGAGGCCACGCCCACCTCGCCCTGGCAGCCGACTTCAGCCCCGGAGATGGAGGCGTTGTGCTTGCACAGGAAGCCGATGGCGCAGGCAGCCAGGAGTCCTTCGCGGATTTCGTCCTGGGGAACGCCCATGTGGCGCTTGAGCATGAATACTATGGCCGGAATCACGCCCGCGGCTCCGCATGTGGGGGCCGTGACGACGCAATGCCCCGCCGCATTTTCTTCGGAGGCCGCCAGGGCGTAGGCGTTGATCGCCTTGAGGAATCCGGTGCCCTGGTACTGTTCTTCCTTGGCGCGGTTGTACATGATGGCCGCCTTGCGCTGCAGGCCTATGGGGCCCGGCAGCACGCCCGCGCTCTTGATGCCCAGCTCAACGGCCCGTTCCATGACTTCGACGATGCGGTCGAGTCCCTGGTTGATTTCCGCCTCGGTACTCCCGACGACGGCCGTTTCGTTGGCCAGGATCAGTTCGTGCAACCGCATGGAGTTGCGCCGCAGGTGCTGCTTCAGTTCGGCCATAGTCTTGTAAGGAAAGGCCGGTTGGCCGCGTTCGGGCTCCTCTTCGTCTTCCCTGCGCAGGAAGCCGCCGCCCACGGAATAGTAGGTGCGGGCCAGCAGGACGTCATCCCCGGCCCTGAGGGTGAAGATCATGGTGTTGGAG belongs to Pseudodesulfovibrio portus and includes:
- a CDS encoding ABC transporter substrate-binding protein — its product is MRVLKITAMAALLLMAASVAFAGPTYDRVMSTKVLKAGISNQGIPFGFINDKNEWVGFDVDMATEIAKRLGANLEKVVVNNNTRISFVQTNPPKVDMVLSNMTHKRVRDEKIDFSITYFFDGQKFLAKKGAVKNVADLANMKVGSMQGTTSIVNATEYLKSLGNAAPKVTGYDGEVAMFEALRSGRVQAITTDSTILLGYAAKVPGQFELVGEFISDEPYGIGLPQDDSAWRDAINFTVQDMWKDGTYMTIYNKWFGPDSAYPFPMTSKIEMWP
- a CDS encoding amino acid ABC transporter ATP-binding protein, with translation MISFKGVNKWYGDFQVLKNINLDIAKGEVVVVCGPSGSGKSTMIRCINRLEPIQEGDISVDDMNVSDPRTNMTLLRAEVGFVFQQFNLYPHMTVMENITLAPTLVRGMSRGDATAIGMDLLKKVDIPDKAGAYPSQLSGGQQQRVAIARGLAMQPKIMLFDEPTSALDPEMINEVLDVMKSLAREGMTMICVTHEMGFAREVADRVIFMDDGYLVEENTPEEFFNNPQSDRTKDFLSKILSH
- a CDS encoding L-serine ammonia-lyase; protein product: MPPITTSIFELLKIGPGPSSSHTIAPMKAGHDFMELARRLPEADRQRADALEIRLFGSLSATGEGHGTRRAIVSGLLGFLPDTCRPNVLEEFEKTEQSFQLDLGGPTLSYSPGEIILDAVRHDHPHSNTMIFTLRAGDDVLLARTYYSVGGGFLRREDEEEPERGQPAFPYKTMAELKQHLRRNSMRLHELILANETAVVGSTEAEINQGLDRIVEVMERAVELGIKSAGVLPGPIGLQRKAAIMYNRAKEEQYQGTGFLKAINAYALAASEENAAGHCVVTAPTCGAAGVIPAIVFMLKRHMGVPQDEIREGLLAACAIGFLCKHNASISGAEVGCQGEVGVASAMAAALLAYARGYRFQVTENAAEIAMEHHLGLTCDPVGGYVQIPCIERNAMGAVKAYNAYLIASTLDESYQKVDLDKAIEAMAQTGRDMSRKYKETSLGGLAQSMTEC